From the genome of Lentimonas sp. CC4, one region includes:
- a CDS encoding acetylxylan esterase codes for MKLIHTLAWCIAPLISTCLPPALHAAEADLAAMLALGDLTSAPAIYDIDGNATTWSAVATAAKTEAQGIYYDGIDYLGNPTRVFAYIGLPSGASAASQVPGVVLVHGGGGTAYPAWVDEWTDRGYAAIAMDNEGDAFDALGKEIDSPFPGPKRTGIYKDSEPENLKPLDEQWEYHATSTVVLANSLLRSLPEVDANKIGVMGVSWGGVLTSTAIGVDNRFAFAIPTYGCGRLFDLANQYGIALNDNAFYRTVLDPILRMDRATMPVLWYSWPGEDNFSLDSLASTYYAGTSSARMVAIVPGMGHSHGSAYRRPESYDFADSVVNTGTAWAAQQSLSLTGSAVEVVFTSTKDLYGATLIYTTGTGYTGELEWPEIAADSLVESPAGTWTIHATLPANATAWFVNVKASAPSGYRDNFNILTSDYQEVINVNFAPSDQLLVDIAESSATSNANMRLSYTAPTNLEITSIAISGESHAGSFSVSPNTAMVLDGIPPITTILNVQFDNTVAGLSLGETSTGTVNITWEEVDGSLSSASLPLSATVRIPKTVIYDTTSNWSSEPVFGVDEVIIRNGATVSLDQMAQADSLTVSDEGTPSSAELLVNQNFGLSIGGTLNLGSNTGAGRILQSNGAVWASDLSINSSEAGDVCSYTLNDGSLFLSDSFAVNTNGSFDLNGGTFDVSASTFSIDGTATVDGGSWTSAGFSLSGSGAFILKSGSVTISGAVQTSIPLIEISGGAIDFGTTHVQIGKGSPTELRVIGDEASIQMDILNQQNGTGKYGTFSFIFNETGISPIQVANYMHLVTATIVVDGTNYTGGAASFPLLDSPNFIKLGTLENFTATGFDEHGLQAVFEQDQADGADWLQLVLTENAYGAWAVDKGLSGADTHISADPDLDGMSNLMEYVLVRDPGLSTEENHPEIDATGGDFVFTFNRLEASAASTTQVFQYGSDLQGWDDVRLTAPIDSEVTLGTAVDGIQPVTVTISKNLAVGDKLFGRLKVTLP; via the coding sequence ATGAAACTCATACACACACTCGCTTGGTGCATCGCACCTTTAATCAGCACCTGCTTGCCTCCGGCGCTTCACGCCGCTGAAGCCGACTTAGCTGCCATGCTGGCGCTGGGCGACTTAACCAGTGCTCCCGCCATCTACGATATCGATGGAAATGCGACGACATGGAGTGCGGTCGCAACAGCTGCAAAGACCGAAGCGCAAGGCATCTACTACGACGGCATTGATTATCTAGGCAACCCGACGCGAGTGTTTGCTTACATCGGCCTCCCCTCTGGTGCGAGTGCCGCGAGTCAGGTGCCTGGCGTTGTCTTAGTGCATGGCGGTGGTGGCACGGCCTACCCCGCATGGGTGGATGAATGGACAGATCGTGGCTACGCAGCGATTGCAATGGATAATGAAGGCGATGCGTTCGATGCGCTCGGCAAGGAGATCGATAGTCCTTTCCCTGGCCCCAAACGCACAGGCATTTACAAAGACTCTGAACCGGAAAATCTCAAGCCACTGGATGAGCAATGGGAATATCATGCCACGTCGACCGTGGTGCTGGCCAACTCGCTGTTACGCTCCCTCCCAGAAGTCGATGCCAACAAAATCGGCGTTATGGGAGTCTCCTGGGGCGGTGTGCTCACCAGCACTGCCATCGGAGTCGATAATCGTTTTGCATTCGCGATCCCAACCTACGGCTGTGGCCGACTCTTTGATCTAGCCAACCAGTATGGTATAGCCCTCAATGATAATGCTTTTTATCGAACGGTGCTCGATCCAATCCTACGCATGGATCGCGCCACCATGCCAGTGCTATGGTATTCGTGGCCAGGTGAGGACAATTTCTCACTCGATAGTTTGGCGTCGACCTACTACGCAGGCACTTCCAGTGCGCGCATGGTAGCGATCGTCCCCGGCATGGGACACTCTCATGGCTCAGCCTACCGTCGTCCCGAAAGCTATGATTTCGCAGATAGTGTCGTTAATACCGGCACCGCTTGGGCGGCACAACAGAGTCTAAGCCTAACTGGCAGCGCGGTCGAAGTCGTCTTTACCTCCACTAAGGATCTCTACGGAGCCACCCTGATTTATACCACGGGAACGGGCTATACCGGTGAGCTGGAATGGCCAGAGATCGCGGCCGACTCACTTGTTGAAAGCCCCGCTGGCACGTGGACCATTCATGCCACTTTACCCGCAAATGCCACCGCGTGGTTTGTGAATGTAAAAGCCTCGGCACCTTCTGGATACAGAGATAATTTTAATATACTTACTTCCGATTATCAGGAAGTGATCAACGTCAATTTCGCGCCGTCGGATCAGTTACTAGTGGATATAGCTGAAAGCAGCGCAACATCCAATGCCAACATGAGGTTATCCTACACGGCTCCGACGAATCTCGAAATCACAAGCATTGCAATCAGCGGCGAATCCCATGCCGGATCGTTTAGTGTCTCCCCTAACACTGCAATGGTCTTGGACGGCATCCCGCCGATCACTACGATACTGAATGTTCAGTTTGATAACACTGTCGCAGGCCTAAGTCTGGGTGAAACGTCAACGGGCACCGTGAACATCACATGGGAAGAAGTGGACGGCAGCCTAAGCTCAGCCAGCCTTCCCCTCAGTGCCACAGTGCGCATACCAAAAACTGTGATCTACGATACGACATCAAACTGGTCCAGTGAACCCGTGTTCGGAGTGGATGAGGTCATCATTCGCAATGGAGCGACCGTCAGTCTTGATCAAATGGCTCAAGCGGACTCGCTGACGGTGAGCGATGAGGGCACACCCTCCTCTGCTGAATTATTGGTCAATCAGAACTTCGGCCTGAGTATCGGCGGCACACTCAATCTAGGTAGCAACACCGGAGCTGGCAGGATCTTACAATCGAATGGAGCGGTATGGGCCTCGGATCTAAGTATTAATTCCAGCGAAGCAGGCGATGTTTGCAGTTATACACTCAACGATGGCAGCCTCTTTCTTTCAGATAGCTTTGCGGTCAATACAAACGGTTCGTTCGACCTAAACGGCGGAACCTTTGACGTGTCGGCCTCGACATTCTCCATTGATGGCACCGCCACAGTGGATGGCGGTTCATGGACAAGTGCAGGCTTCTCACTCTCAGGCTCTGGAGCCTTCATCCTAAAATCCGGATCGGTCACGATTAGTGGAGCGGTGCAAACCAGTATCCCTCTGATTGAAATTAGCGGTGGAGCAATCGACTTCGGAACGACACACGTGCAGATCGGCAAAGGTAGCCCGACTGAACTTCGTGTGATTGGTGATGAGGCCTCCATTCAGATGGACATCTTGAATCAGCAAAATGGAACGGGCAAATATGGCACCTTTAGCTTCATTTTCAATGAAACAGGGATCAGTCCAATTCAAGTAGCGAATTATATGCATTTAGTCACCGCCACCATTGTGGTGGATGGCACGAACTATACTGGAGGAGCCGCATCGTTTCCTTTGCTAGACTCGCCGAATTTCATAAAGCTCGGCACTCTCGAAAACTTCACAGCAACTGGCTTCGACGAACACGGGCTACAGGCAGTGTTTGAACAAGATCAGGCAGATGGAGCGGATTGGCTTCAACTCGTATTAACAGAGAACGCGTATGGTGCTTGGGCAGTAGATAAAGGCCTGTCAGGAGCGGACACACACATTTCAGCTGACCCAGATCTGGATGGCATGAGTAATTTAATGGAGTATGTGCTCGTCCGAGATCCAGGACTCTCCACCGAAGAGAATCACCCAGAGATAGATGCCACGGGCGGGGACTTTGTATTCACCTTCAATCGACTCGAAGCGTCGGCAGCAAGCACCACCCAGGTTTTCCAATATGGCTCTGACCTGCAGGGATGGGATGACGTTCGGCTCACTGCCCCGATCGATAGCGAAGTGACACTGGGCACTGCAGTGGATGGGATTCAGCCTGTGACAGTGACCATCAGTAAAAACCTCGCAGTCGGCGACAAGCTGTTCGGCCGCTTAAAAGTCACACTTCCTTAG
- a CDS encoding putative glycoside hydrolase — protein MKTRSLILLCFILLGGALATKVWLSSGRTAEPQVHREPVTTKEEPVIVEALPTRPEPEAPIVTVEPAVAPPVVAEPPRPNPIEWIQHNWKGRLRTVTINQAVEIPLMIDGETVGSAWIDEASKLPIHAMDDETITVEYMNALHALPHASTNIRELAEHSIDRAMQLAAQPHAPNTAQPVSSDTSNASNAPVRRLSGTFPNKFPLFSWDKVPVYKMFGDGNGLTDAQAQFIAASTDFVCFEKQHGSGQYQTVEDGTKHDIALLKKENPKLKALMYLNGSILWPNGSAVRALFDTENERNYYRAPIKKEYEAWAIKQKDGTPYTRGTPRFKQFFMNIAHPEYQQWWVDTAVNGVNYTEADGIYIDAFWIPTFLMKYNDLTEDDSNKARKVILDALRAELGPDKIIFINQGNAVGVLLDGGEGFMFENYKPETCTPEEIINDWKQMKIFHDRGKLSVWRIGVNNTGDTKEANQEWEERSEELATFWTAAFLIGAQEYSYFQYGWGFQLYKGGALVDYPEFNKRLGAPKGDYQQESDFVFTRSFEFAEVWVDLQNHQARIDWK, from the coding sequence ATGAAAACCCGGTCACTTATACTCCTCTGTTTTATTCTACTTGGTGGCGCACTCGCGACTAAGGTCTGGTTATCTTCCGGACGCACCGCAGAGCCCCAGGTTCATCGTGAACCGGTCACAACTAAGGAAGAACCGGTCATCGTTGAAGCATTGCCGACAAGGCCTGAGCCAGAAGCACCAATTGTTACCGTCGAACCTGCCGTCGCCCCTCCAGTTGTAGCCGAACCGCCAAGGCCGAATCCGATCGAATGGATTCAACATAACTGGAAGGGCAGACTACGCACTGTCACCATCAATCAAGCCGTCGAAATTCCTTTAATGATTGACGGCGAAACTGTCGGCTCCGCTTGGATCGATGAAGCCAGTAAATTGCCGATCCACGCAATGGACGATGAAACGATCACTGTGGAATATATGAATGCCTTACACGCTCTGCCACATGCATCGACCAATATTCGAGAACTTGCTGAGCACTCCATTGACCGTGCGATGCAACTCGCCGCACAGCCCCACGCTCCAAACACGGCGCAGCCTGTAAGCAGCGATACATCCAACGCTTCAAATGCTCCAGTTCGTAGACTCAGTGGAACATTTCCCAACAAATTCCCACTCTTTTCCTGGGATAAGGTGCCTGTCTATAAAATGTTTGGCGATGGGAATGGACTCACGGATGCGCAGGCACAGTTTATTGCCGCAAGCACTGACTTTGTTTGCTTTGAGAAGCAACATGGCAGCGGCCAATACCAGACAGTTGAAGATGGCACGAAACACGACATTGCCCTGCTTAAAAAAGAAAATCCGAAGCTCAAAGCACTCATGTATCTGAATGGGTCTATACTCTGGCCGAACGGTAGTGCGGTCAGGGCGCTCTTTGATACTGAGAACGAGCGAAACTACTATCGTGCCCCGATCAAAAAGGAGTATGAAGCGTGGGCGATAAAGCAGAAAGACGGGACGCCTTATACGCGGGGGACACCTAGGTTTAAGCAGTTCTTTATGAATATCGCGCACCCTGAGTATCAGCAATGGTGGGTGGATACCGCAGTAAACGGAGTGAATTACACGGAAGCGGATGGGATATATATTGATGCGTTCTGGATACCCACGTTTTTGATGAAGTATAATGACCTAACGGAAGACGATTCAAATAAGGCACGAAAAGTCATATTAGATGCCTTAAGGGCAGAATTAGGGCCCGATAAAATTATTTTCATCAATCAGGGCAATGCAGTTGGCGTCTTATTGGATGGCGGTGAAGGTTTCATGTTTGAAAATTATAAGCCAGAAACCTGCACGCCTGAAGAAATTATCAATGACTGGAAGCAGATGAAAATCTTTCATGACAGAGGTAAGCTATCGGTCTGGAGAATTGGAGTTAATAATACGGGTGATACCAAAGAGGCTAATCAGGAATGGGAAGAGCGGTCAGAGGAGTTGGCAACTTTCTGGACTGCGGCTTTTCTCATTGGCGCACAGGAGTATAGTTATTTCCAATACGGATGGGGGTTTCAGCTGTATAAAGGCGGTGCACTCGTTGATTACCCTGAGTTTAATAAACGCTTGGGCGCACCGAAAGGTGACTATCAACAAGAAAGCGATTTTGTATTTACACGCAGTTTTGAATTCGCGGAGGTCTGGGTGGATCTTCAAAACCACCAAGCTCGAATCGATTGGAAATGA
- a CDS encoding LamG domain-containing protein — MSAFNSTLIYLTSLTSVVSLQAASNIFQNTSSDGLWQTASNWSLSTVPTSVDTAIVNSGRSVSITVAAPELDKLIVGNNAFTTTAVTIHADLTVADIRVAVASGSIGHIIQSDGVVTCTSGFALAATGSGAADGGYAISGGSLVFTGVDLQVGTLGAGSFVVDGSAATLISGGSLTLGSQGTLWFELDTLGATPLNLSGDFTVDAASQLVVDGSAYEGGDGYFPLVLVSGALGRVDLSNVTLSGFGSREPSLVEQEDGLWLRLLAPPSLSQELCSLVPDSTIAVDYTQSQFAVSRAYDPSGSIWTPIFSEAHVMDTLLKQDVLDAGSGAINRSWELRVARSGALYSFVTPALGEAMPPQWRAPNGEHGSSFAPWIDDLWQGVAVDTIAKNASDEKWFIHQAGTYMRDHSQTEPYYSPQVAAEVDLAERSFTTVNWGQQAHTDLFADELTSNDFQSHLLYYTRIRDLGQGLIEVSLGFYNFGDEYINHINVPWGGFRQTSLSDYFLSKPDGTWANASTGWDGDADLTKDFDETGGWMGFSDSADGSTAAIALVYGSDSSPLLEDQPSESYMWWKLTDASPEDDDPAGSRNYAVFATVRKYNIPQGNGVWGRYYFVMGDDVADVAERIEARGLLQGDTLFPFDYTEDSSPLVGYSFSGSGEDFRVEVATESPQFYLYAQPVAGGFPIFEIIENDYSRYLTWDPYATGVVKTYDGTIAGIRLLGFALRTEAINVGEFTYDYDDLATVLAGATGNYLPAGETLLVRAGVAASMPDAVAHWSLDNASGLVASDIEDGNYDGTVTGAVWDVGVERGALNFDGNANYVSVPTDAFVAISSQLSIALWAYGGSSQPAKDSVFYAADADGNRVLNIHLPWDSSVVYWDAGYSDGYDRINKSAAPDHYMGQWNHWVFTKNASTGEMKIYLNGALWHSGTGKTNIVSGITGAWIGCSDDPSTGSYDGLLDEVILYDAALSSAEVATLYSHYTLPKDYNAWVSEYPAMLDPTFAGDPEPDGIATGLEYVLGGSPTAQDELILPVLDASGEHFVFTFTRRADAVSFTTQIFQYGSTLTGWEDVRISSPAGAEVSFGPVESGLQSVTVTLRKALAIDGKFFGRLQVHSEGSF; from the coding sequence ATGAGCGCTTTCAATTCTACCCTCATATACCTTACCTCTCTGACTAGTGTCGTCTCATTGCAGGCAGCTAGTAATATCTTTCAAAACACGAGCAGTGATGGTCTCTGGCAGACGGCTAGTAATTGGTCGCTCAGCACCGTTCCGACGAGTGTGGACACTGCGATTGTTAACTCTGGACGATCGGTGAGCATCACTGTGGCTGCTCCGGAGCTAGATAAATTAATCGTCGGCAATAATGCCTTTACCACTACAGCAGTCACTATCCACGCGGATTTAACGGTCGCTGATATACGTGTGGCAGTCGCCTCGGGTTCGATTGGTCATATTATTCAGAGCGATGGAGTCGTCACTTGCACGAGTGGCTTTGCTCTGGCTGCAACGGGGTCGGGTGCTGCGGACGGTGGTTACGCAATCAGCGGTGGGAGTTTGGTGTTCACGGGGGTGGACCTACAGGTCGGCACTCTGGGGGCGGGAAGTTTCGTTGTCGATGGATCGGCTGCGACGTTGATTAGTGGCGGCTCTCTGACCTTAGGTAGTCAGGGGACGTTGTGGTTTGAGCTCGATACACTGGGTGCGACGCCCTTGAACTTGTCGGGAGATTTTACGGTGGATGCGGCCAGTCAGCTGGTCGTTGACGGCAGTGCCTATGAGGGCGGCGATGGGTATTTTCCTTTAGTTTTGGTGTCTGGAGCGCTGGGGCGTGTTGATTTATCAAATGTTACATTGTCAGGATTCGGCTCGCGTGAACCATCGCTGGTGGAGCAAGAGGATGGCCTGTGGTTGCGGTTGCTTGCCCCGCCAAGCCTTTCGCAGGAGTTATGTTCGCTCGTGCCAGACAGCACAATTGCGGTCGACTACACGCAGTCACAGTTTGCCGTTTCGCGCGCGTATGATCCATCGGGCTCTATTTGGACCCCGATCTTTAGCGAAGCACACGTGATGGATACACTATTGAAGCAGGATGTGTTGGATGCCGGCAGTGGTGCGATCAATCGATCATGGGAATTACGTGTTGCGCGAAGTGGGGCACTCTACTCGTTTGTGACTCCAGCATTGGGGGAAGCGATGCCACCGCAATGGCGTGCTCCGAACGGCGAGCATGGCAGCAGCTTCGCTCCGTGGATTGACGATCTATGGCAAGGAGTGGCAGTGGATACGATTGCTAAGAATGCATCTGATGAGAAGTGGTTCATTCATCAGGCAGGCACGTATATGAGAGACCACTCACAGACCGAGCCTTATTATTCGCCGCAGGTTGCTGCGGAGGTGGATCTCGCCGAGCGTAGTTTTACCACTGTGAACTGGGGTCAGCAGGCGCATACGGATTTGTTTGCAGATGAGCTCACGAGTAATGATTTCCAATCGCACTTGCTCTACTACACTCGGATTCGCGATCTCGGGCAGGGACTGATCGAGGTGTCCCTTGGGTTTTATAACTTTGGGGACGAGTATATTAATCACATCAATGTGCCTTGGGGCGGATTTCGACAAACCAGCTTGAGTGATTACTTTCTATCTAAGCCAGACGGAACTTGGGCAAATGCCTCGACGGGCTGGGATGGCGATGCAGATCTGACTAAAGACTTTGATGAAACTGGAGGCTGGATGGGCTTCAGTGATTCTGCCGATGGTAGCACTGCTGCGATCGCGCTCGTCTATGGATCTGATAGTAGCCCGCTGTTGGAGGATCAGCCATCGGAGAGTTACATGTGGTGGAAGCTGACAGATGCGAGCCCAGAGGATGATGATCCAGCAGGCTCCCGAAACTACGCGGTCTTTGCGACGGTGCGTAAATATAATATCCCACAAGGCAATGGTGTTTGGGGGCGCTACTATTTCGTCATGGGCGATGATGTCGCCGACGTGGCCGAGCGGATCGAGGCGCGTGGTTTATTACAGGGCGATACACTGTTCCCATTTGATTATACTGAGGATTCTTCGCCACTGGTTGGATATAGTTTCAGTGGAAGTGGTGAGGACTTCCGCGTCGAAGTCGCAACCGAATCACCGCAATTTTATTTGTATGCACAACCAGTGGCAGGTGGTTTTCCCATTTTTGAAATTATCGAAAACGATTACAGCCGCTACCTGACTTGGGATCCGTATGCCACTGGAGTCGTTAAAACCTATGATGGCACGATCGCTGGCATACGGCTACTCGGTTTTGCTCTGCGAACTGAAGCTATTAACGTTGGTGAGTTCACTTATGACTACGACGATTTAGCTACGGTGTTAGCAGGGGCGACAGGGAACTATCTTCCTGCAGGAGAAACACTGTTAGTGCGTGCGGGCGTCGCGGCCAGTATGCCCGATGCCGTGGCTCATTGGAGCCTAGACAATGCCTCTGGCCTCGTGGCTTCAGATATTGAAGATGGCAACTATGATGGAACCGTGACGGGTGCGGTGTGGGACGTTGGTGTCGAGCGTGGAGCTCTAAATTTCGATGGCAACGCGAACTACGTCAGTGTCCCGACAGACGCATTCGTTGCTATCAGCTCTCAGTTAAGTATTGCGCTTTGGGCATACGGCGGCAGCTCACAACCAGCAAAGGATTCCGTCTTTTATGCCGCCGATGCTGACGGCAATCGGGTGCTGAATATTCATCTGCCGTGGGATTCATCAGTGGTGTATTGGGATGCCGGATACTCAGACGGCTATGATCGGATTAACAAGTCGGCTGCCCCGGATCACTACATGGGGCAGTGGAACCATTGGGTGTTTACCAAAAATGCAAGCACCGGGGAGATGAAGATTTATTTGAATGGCGCTCTATGGCACAGCGGCACTGGAAAGACGAATATAGTGAGCGGAATCACGGGCGCCTGGATCGGATGTTCGGATGATCCCAGCACTGGGAGCTACGATGGGCTGCTTGACGAGGTCATCTTGTATGACGCTGCCCTGTCGAGCGCTGAAGTCGCGACGCTTTACAGCCATTATACCTTGCCCAAGGATTATAACGCTTGGGTGTCCGAATATCCAGCAATGCTGGATCCCACCTTTGCTGGTGACCCTGAGCCAGACGGCATCGCTACAGGCCTAGAGTATGTGCTCGGCGGTAGCCCGACTGCGCAGGATGAACTCATACTTCCAGTGCTGGATGCCAGCGGCGAGCACTTCGTCTTCACTTTCACGCGCAGGGCAGATGCGGTGTCATTCACTACTCAAATATTTCAATATGGTTCAACGCTGACTGGATGGGAGGATGTGCGTATTTCCTCTCCTGCAGGGGCTGAAGTGAGTTTTGGCCCCGTGGAGTCGGGCTTACAATCAGTGACTGTAACCCTTCGCAAAGCTCTCGCAATCGATGGCAAATTCTTTGGCCGCCTTCAGGTGCATTCTGAAGGATCGTTTTAG
- a CDS encoding putative glycoside hydrolase: MKTTPFLLTASALMLAQSAYGASIQWDNQGIDSNWNTIDNWSKTYLPGTSATDYAVLAANDYVSIESDVLTPANSVNLKMRAGAGMDISANTSSFKNMDVGYLASPGVWIDQSSGAVIAGGYLGIGQLSTSQSMYELSGDSSLDTAGALSVYANGVLSTVGESVTIATSDLELYNLGILQFVSGQSGTSHIDISGTLQVETGSELIIDLSNYWAGGGSIELASYASRTGVFAAADVSIIGLDSGSSATLTYDSDSMDLNIVPKQDAYSKFWFTAAANAGGANAVAEDMIVNTGHGYATLDAPGLSCVRTQDGADLVYAVTWSGSDYDGDGANDTFTFDLRVKAFSGSTYTYDATPGLSSVTLGSASDVTDINGNLGVGDDYDLDAGESLQITVENAAVSASGFVATFDGFKQMDVLETNGGRDHAHIRGVGTNLDSGIFSSATASFATAPVQTFTVTGAGSYYATRTWAITGLAFEFTVSNPSAPYVEDLSDYSNDPTGPGYIDPYPVQTDFTNYPEFSWGSVPRWLAVRSSSAFTTDEVNSIANNYQVVMLEKANNQGQASIEAGIIDASTRLKAVNSDITTLYYRNTVVHYGGYASDASYNSDDWSQYTEDADGTRTYSLIRDIYRKYNADIPELREWWIDAALSVFDDPDGLANIDGIFLDKVGGGDVPLIDADGNPSSNYVDMLYSLKQQMPAGKLLTGNTLRNENPNGDRAMMEIMEASYFERWRLPNKSSSPEQSVADATAVTIQLMREGLSRGKIMMLQSGPIGFTETDGDDGATYDDQELFEASIDFALSVFLVAAEENAYFSYQDGVNALEADWKWDSSGIDVLSRPLGAPLTDPTIDGYAYARSYPGVEAWVNLETEEARLLWKTEVGTPAFAGSSTSDVDGNYTIEGGGNISTTADNCFYLSQPHTGDGEIIARVDSVENTHSWAKGAVMFRESTDAGAKCVTLYIRPNGSARMSYRAATNGNTQAQTGITQGSASDPKWIKLVRAGDVFTGYTSLDGDTWALVNQATVTMDSTAEVGLAASSHDNSTIATVEISHVTLP, translated from the coding sequence ATGAAAACTACCCCGTTTCTTCTGACTGCTAGCGCACTGATGCTAGCACAGAGTGCCTATGGAGCCTCTATCCAATGGGACAACCAGGGCATCGATTCCAACTGGAATACGATTGATAATTGGTCAAAGACCTATCTGCCCGGAACCAGCGCGACCGATTATGCGGTTCTCGCGGCGAACGATTACGTAAGCATCGAAAGCGATGTCCTCACACCCGCAAATTCCGTGAACCTAAAAATGCGAGCTGGAGCTGGTATGGATATTTCAGCGAACACCTCCAGCTTCAAGAATATGGATGTCGGTTATTTGGCCAGTCCTGGCGTTTGGATTGACCAATCCTCAGGAGCCGTCATCGCCGGTGGCTATTTAGGTATCGGTCAACTCAGCACATCACAAAGTATGTATGAGCTATCCGGAGACTCCAGTCTAGACACTGCTGGAGCGTTGAGCGTATACGCGAATGGCGTCCTGTCGACTGTCGGCGAATCTGTCACGATTGCGACGAGCGACCTAGAGTTATATAACCTTGGAATCCTTCAGTTTGTATCTGGCCAATCTGGCACTAGTCACATCGACATCAGTGGCACCCTCCAAGTCGAAACGGGCTCCGAGTTAATTATCGATTTAAGCAACTACTGGGCAGGAGGCGGTTCGATCGAACTCGCTTCCTATGCCTCGCGAACAGGTGTGTTTGCCGCGGCAGATGTATCCATCATCGGCCTTGATAGCGGAAGCAGTGCCACGCTCACGTATGATTCCGACAGCATGGATCTGAACATCGTGCCAAAGCAGGATGCGTATTCTAAGTTCTGGTTTACCGCTGCGGCCAATGCAGGCGGTGCCAACGCAGTCGCCGAGGATATGATTGTGAATACTGGCCATGGTTATGCGACCTTGGATGCCCCTGGCCTATCTTGTGTCAGAACACAAGATGGAGCTGACCTAGTCTATGCGGTGACTTGGTCGGGCAGTGATTACGACGGTGATGGTGCCAATGACACCTTCACCTTCGACCTACGAGTCAAAGCATTCTCAGGAAGCACCTACACGTATGATGCCACACCTGGCCTGTCCTCAGTCACGCTAGGGAGCGCCTCCGATGTCACGGATATCAACGGCAACTTAGGAGTCGGTGATGACTATGATCTCGATGCTGGCGAAAGCTTGCAGATCACCGTCGAAAACGCGGCTGTATCTGCCTCAGGTTTTGTCGCTACCTTTGATGGCTTCAAACAAATGGACGTGCTGGAAACCAATGGAGGCAGAGATCATGCACACATTCGCGGAGTTGGCACGAACTTGGACTCCGGCATCTTCTCATCAGCGACAGCGAGTTTCGCGACCGCCCCAGTCCAGACCTTTACAGTGACAGGGGCTGGAAGTTATTACGCCACTCGCACATGGGCCATCACTGGGCTCGCATTCGAGTTCACCGTATCGAACCCATCGGCTCCATACGTTGAGGATTTGTCTGACTATTCGAATGATCCAACTGGCCCAGGCTATATCGATCCGTATCCAGTCCAAACAGACTTCACCAATTACCCTGAGTTCTCTTGGGGCTCAGTGCCGCGCTGGTTAGCCGTCAGAAGTAGCAGCGCCTTTACCACGGATGAAGTGAACTCGATCGCAAATAATTACCAAGTGGTCATGCTCGAAAAGGCAAATAATCAAGGGCAAGCCAGCATCGAAGCAGGCATCATCGACGCATCCACTCGATTGAAAGCAGTCAACTCCGACATCACGACGCTCTATTACCGCAACACTGTCGTCCACTATGGTGGATATGCCTCAGACGCTTCTTACAATTCAGACGACTGGAGCCAATATACAGAAGATGCAGATGGAACGAGAACTTACTCCCTCATTCGTGACATCTACAGAAAGTATAATGCAGATATTCCCGAACTCAGAGAGTGGTGGATCGATGCAGCTCTGAGTGTCTTTGATGATCCAGATGGCCTCGCCAATATTGACGGGATCTTTCTGGATAAAGTCGGTGGGGGGGATGTGCCGCTAATCGATGCAGACGGCAATCCATCATCGAATTATGTAGACATGCTCTACAGCCTCAAGCAGCAGATGCCTGCGGGGAAATTGCTCACAGGTAACACGCTTCGAAATGAGAATCCGAATGGCGATCGCGCGATGATGGAAATCATGGAAGCCTCTTATTTCGAGCGCTGGCGCCTACCAAATAAATCGAGTTCGCCAGAGCAAAGCGTCGCTGATGCAACGGCCGTGACCATTCAGCTAATGCGCGAAGGCTTATCTCGCGGAAAAATCATGATGCTGCAATCCGGCCCCATCGGCTTCACCGAAACCGACGGCGACGACGGTGCGACCTACGATGATCAGGAACTGTTCGAAGCTAGTATCGATTTCGCACTGAGCGTTTTCTTGGTCGCGGCTGAAGAAAATGCTTACTTCAGCTATCAAGATGGTGTGAACGCATTAGAGGCCGATTGGAAATGGGATAGTAGCGGTATTGATGTCTTGAGTCGACCCTTGGGAGCGCCACTGACTGATCCGACCATCGATGGATATGCCTACGCACGCTCCTACCCTGGTGTCGAAGCCTGGGTGAATCTCGAAACGGAAGAAGCCCGCCTACTATGGAAAACCGAAGTGGGCACACCGGCATTCGCAGGATCATCCACTTCAGATGTGGACGGAAATTACACAATCGAAGGCGGCGGTAACATCAGCACCACGGCTGACAACTGCTTCTACTTGTCGCAGCCACACACTGGTGACGGCGAAATCATCGCTCGGGTTGATTCAGTGGAAAACACACACTCATGGGCCAAAGGTGCTGTCATGTTCCGTGAATCAACCGACGCCGGGGCCAAATGCGTCACACTGTATATCCGTCCCAACGGATCGGCACGTATGTCGTATCGCGCCGCGACCAACGGAAATACCCAAGCCCAAACTGGTATCACACAAGGCAGCGCATCAGATCCTAAATGGATCAAGCTCGTGCGTGCTGGCGACGTATTCACCGGCTACACGTCTTTGGACGGAGATACATGGGCACTCGTGAACCAAGCGACCGTCACTATGGATAGCACAGCAGAAGTCGGTCTAGCCGCGTCCTCTCACGACAACAGCACGATCGCCACAGTCGAGATCAGCCATGTAACGCTGCCTTAA